One Campylobacter sp. RM16192 genomic region harbors:
- the fliM gene encoding flagellar motor switch protein FliM: MADILSQEEIDALLEVVDEDAEGADIGIGGSSYEDQRQIIIYDFKRPNRVSKEQLRAIKGIHDKLARNLASQISSVMRSIVEIRLHSVDQMTYGEFLMSLPSPTSFNVFSIKPLDGNCVLEINPSIAFPMIDRLLGGNGEGFETSRELTDIEVNLLDAILRMMMQRLKDSWSIITDMYPNVEAKESSPNVVQIVSQNEIVIMVVMEIIVGNSSGMINICYPVIYLEPILSRLANRDIMLGETSAKKSRNKELKTLIGRAEVLYEAILGKAVISVNEFLNLKEGDILRLDRSADNKAIVTIDKKEVFLAEVGLHRFRKSIKIEELIRTDKDEIKHILEQYEEERKAKLMSYEQEENEYDENMMEESDEYNE; the protein is encoded by the coding sequence ATGGCGGATATTTTAAGTCAAGAAGAGATAGATGCACTGCTTGAAGTCGTAGATGAGGACGCAGAGGGTGCCGATATAGGCATAGGCGGTTCGTCTTACGAAGATCAAAGACAGATTATAATCTATGACTTTAAAAGACCAAATCGTGTCTCTAAAGAGCAGTTGCGCGCTATCAAAGGCATACACGATAAACTTGCGAGAAATTTGGCTTCTCAAATTTCAAGCGTAATGAGAAGTATTGTAGAGATTAGACTTCATAGCGTAGATCAGATGACATATGGCGAGTTTTTGATGAGTTTGCCAAGTCCAACTAGCTTTAACGTATTTTCAATCAAACCTCTTGATGGCAACTGCGTACTTGAGATAAATCCAAGCATAGCCTTTCCTATGATAGATAGGCTTTTGGGTGGTAATGGTGAAGGGTTTGAGACAAGTAGAGAGCTAACCGATATAGAGGTAAATTTGCTTGATGCTATACTTAGAATGATGATGCAAAGGCTAAAAGATAGCTGGAGTATTATAACCGATATGTATCCAAATGTTGAGGCTAAAGAGAGTAGCCCTAATGTCGTTCAAATAGTATCTCAAAACGAAATCGTAATAATGGTTGTCATGGAGATCATAGTCGGCAACTCAAGCGGAATGATAAATATATGCTACCCTGTTATCTATCTTGAGCCGATTTTGTCGCGTCTTGCAAACCGAGATATAATGCTTGGAGAAACAAGCGCTAAAAAGAGTAGAAACAAAGAGCTAAAAACGCTAATAGGGCGTGCTGAGGTATTATATGAAGCGATACTGGGTAAGGCTGTAATAAGCGTAAATGAGTTTTTAAATTTAAAAGAGGGTGATATACTGCGTCTTGATCGCTCCGCTGATAATAAGGCTATTGTTACTATAGATAAAAAAGAGGTCTTTTTAGCCGAAGTCGGGCTTCATAGATTTAGAAAATCAATAAAGATAGAAGAGCTTATCAGAACCGATAAGGACGAGATCAAGCATATTTTAGAGCAATATGAAGAGGAGCGAAAGGCCAAACTCATGAGCTATGAACAAGAAGAAAACGAGTATGATGAAAATATGATGGAAGAGAGCGATGAATATAATGAATGA
- a CDS encoding RNA polymerase sigma factor FliA, producing MDNLKQKQLNAYAATIKKEQDDIVLQYMPALRAMAFRLKERLPATVDVNDLISIGVEEMIKLSRKYDKEQNDSFWGYAKKRVYGSMLDFLRGLDVVSRASRTLIKSIDTLVDQYFNKYECEPDDEYLADALGEDIEKIRDARNVSSVIVTLGIDDQMDIMNEENTLDRIEKENLIEKIEEILSTFDKRDQLVVQLYYYEELSLKEISEVLQISEGRISQIHKRLMNKLRERLEGK from the coding sequence ATGGACAATCTAAAGCAAAAGCAGCTTAATGCCTATGCAGCAACTATAAAAAAAGAGCAAGATGATATAGTTTTGCAGTATATGCCTGCACTTAGGGCTATGGCTTTTAGGCTTAAAGAGCGTTTGCCTGCTACCGTAGATGTAAACGACCTTATAAGCATAGGTGTAGAGGAGATGATAAAACTCTCCAGAAAATACGATAAAGAGCAGAATGATTCTTTTTGGGGGTATGCTAAAAAGCGTGTTTATGGTTCTATGCTTGATTTTTTAAGAGGGCTTGATGTGGTAAGCCGAGCTAGTAGAACTCTTATAAAATCAATAGATACTCTTGTGGATCAGTATTTTAATAAGTATGAGTGCGAGCCCGATGATGAGTATTTAGCGGATGCTCTTGGCGAAGATATAGAAAAAATTCGCGATGCAAGAAATGTAAGCTCAGTAATAGTTACTCTTGGAATAGATGATCAAATGGATATAATGAACGAAGAAAACACTCTTGATAGGATAGAAAAAGAGAATTTAATAGAGAAAATAGAAGAAATTTTATCTACTTTTGATAAGCGTGATCAGCTCGTCGTTCAGTTATATTATTACGAGGAGCTAAGCTTAAAGGAGATAAGCGAGGTTTTGCAAATTAGCGAAGGAAGAATTTCACAAATTCATAAAAGATTGATGAATAAACTAAGAGAGAGACTTGAGGGTAAATAA
- a CDS encoding P-loop NTPase, producing the protein MNNQANKLKTLVSSSTVPRSTHFIAVTSGKGGVGKSTISANLANVLANNGYKVALFDADIGLANLDVILNVRVNKNLLHVLKGECSLNDILVQIKPNLILIPGESGDEILKFNNQFLYERFLDEASALNDLDFLIIDTGAGIGGNTHLFLEAADEVIVVTVPDPAAITDAYAVIKVTSRVKNNIFMLFNMVKNEKEAVKIFENIRKVAKANITNDLNLELIGYLSENKNVSNSIKQRTLFTDDAEFSTSSGELKEIASKLLYRLERKVLDTSENRSFGGFFKRLIEQF; encoded by the coding sequence ATGAATAATCAAGCTAATAAGCTAAAGACTCTTGTCTCTTCAAGCACGGTTCCTAGAAGTACTCACTTTATCGCTGTTACAAGCGGTAAGGGTGGAGTCGGTAAGAGTACTATAAGTGCAAATTTAGCAAATGTTTTGGCTAATAACGGCTACAAAGTAGCATTATTTGATGCTGATATCGGACTTGCAAATTTAGACGTGATTTTAAATGTAAGAGTTAATAAAAACTTGCTTCACGTCTTAAAAGGAGAGTGTTCTTTAAATGATATTTTGGTTCAAATCAAGCCAAATTTAATCCTGATTCCCGGAGAGAGTGGGGATGAAATTTTAAAATTTAATAATCAATTTTTATACGAGAGATTTTTGGATGAGGCTAGCGCTTTAAATGATCTTGACTTTTTAATAATAGACACAGGGGCCGGAATAGGAGGCAATACGCATCTATTTTTAGAGGCTGCTGATGAGGTTATTGTGGTTACTGTGCCAGATCCGGCCGCAATAACCGATGCCTATGCTGTTATAAAGGTAACTTCAAGAGTCAAAAATAATATCTTTATGCTTTTTAATATGGTAAAAAACGAAAAAGAGGCTGTTAAAATATTTGAAAATATCCGAAAAGTTGCAAAAGCCAATATTACCAATGATCTAAATCTAGAGCTAATAGGATATCTTAGTGAAAATAAGAATGTATCAAATAGTATCAAACAAAGAACCTTATTTACAGATGATGCCGAATTTTCAACAAGTAGTGGGGAGCTAAAGGAGATAGCGTCAAAACTGCTTTATAGGTTGGAACGAAAAGTGCTTGATACAAGCGAAAATAGAAGCTTTGGCGGCTTTTTTAAGCGGTTGATTGAGCAATTTTAA
- the flhF gene encoding flagellar biosynthesis protein FlhF: protein MATKFHTFTGESSIEALKKARAQCGEKAILVTTKQIQPKTINKKPLYEILVSVEEDEPQKQPLKPVSLKGYDRFQNLNQTPKFEIIEEPKNSDFVPDDELFGNKKNTNKDNDILINISKAAKEISEITKMSMETSPNEGQNPSYNKKIDDVAKQMNAIGDKVNLMMDMLWEDRASSRNNLIIPPEFASIYKAAKKSGMKDEHLNSIMQITIENMPTSMKTNPNAVKRYFYSLLRKMLPCRNEQKNRKQRIMMLVGPTGVGKTTTLAKLAARFAYGKDIRYKTGIITLDTYRIGAVEQLFQYAKMMKLPILDVIEVDDFKDALKQLNHCDVILIDTTGNSQYDKEKLARLEKFLKSADAQIDVNLVLSAGSKVEDLLEIYNGFSFLDIDTLIITKFDETKIFGNVFSLIYETNTPVSYFCVGQEVPDDLMEAKGEFLVECILDGYSKESKDE, encoded by the coding sequence TTGGCAACTAAATTTCATACATTTACAGGTGAAAGCAGTATAGAAGCGCTAAAAAAAGCTAGAGCTCAGTGTGGTGAAAAAGCGATTTTGGTAACTACTAAGCAGATTCAGCCAAAGACCATAAATAAAAAACCTTTATATGAAATTTTAGTTAGTGTTGAAGAGGATGAGCCGCAAAAGCAGCCTTTAAAGCCGGTAAGTTTAAAGGGCTACGATCGATTTCAAAATTTAAACCAAACTCCAAAATTTGAGATTATAGAAGAGCCTAAAAATAGCGATTTTGTGCCTGATGATGAGCTGTTTGGAAATAAAAAAAATACAAACAAAGATAACGATATACTAATAAATATATCAAAGGCTGCAAAAGAGATAAGTGAAATAACAAAGATGAGTATGGAAACCAGCCCAAATGAAGGACAAAATCCATCTTATAATAAAAAAATAGATGATGTGGCAAAGCAGATGAACGCCATCGGAGATAAGGTAAATCTGATGATGGATATGCTCTGGGAGGATAGGGCTTCTAGCAGAAATAACCTTATTATACCGCCTGAGTTTGCGAGCATATATAAAGCTGCTAAAAAAAGTGGTATGAAAGATGAGCATTTAAACTCAATTATGCAGATTACGATTGAAAATATGCCTACTTCTATGAAAACCAATCCAAATGCGGTAAAAAGATATTTTTACTCCTTGCTTCGTAAAATGCTTCCTTGCAGAAACGAGCAAAAAAATAGAAAACAACGTATTATGATGCTAGTAGGACCTACCGGAGTTGGCAAGACAACGACTCTAGCAAAGCTTGCGGCACGCTTTGCCTATGGTAAGGATATAAGGTATAAAACCGGAATAATCACTCTTGATACATATAGAATCGGAGCTGTGGAGCAATTGTTTCAATATGCCAAGATGATGAAGTTGCCGATACTTGACGTAATTGAAGTAGATGATTTTAAAGATGCTCTTAAACAGCTAAATCACTGTGATGTGATCTTGATAGATACTACCGGGAATTCTCAGTATGATAAAGAAAAATTAGCTAGGCTTGAAAAGTTTTTAAAGAGTGCTGACGCTCAAATAGATGTAAATTTAGTGCTTTCTGCAGGATCAAAAGTAGAGGATCTATTGGAAATTTATAATGGTTTTAGCTTCCTTGACATAGATACTTTGATAATTACTAAATTTGATGAAACTAAAATTTTTGGAAATGTGTTCTCTCTTATTTACGAGACAAATACGCCTGTGAGCTACTTTTGTGTAGGGCAAGAGGTTCCTGATGATCTTATGGAAGCTAAGGGTGAATTTTTAGTAGAGTGTATATTGGACGGATACAGCAAGGAGAGTAAAGATGAATAA
- the folK gene encoding 2-amino-4-hydroxy-6-hydroxymethyldihydropteridine diphosphokinase → MRLNGMRRFVRSVFFPKVLNFKSGFKYSVLLGIGGNIGDSKRRFDRLFRLLQDDKRINLVESSQILVNEAFGFREQADFYNAVILIQTSLSARALLKVTLNLERRFRRVRSFKNAPRTLDVDILYFSGRNRNDSRLTLPHKGAEERLSVILPLGVMKMGFKRSRFGN, encoded by the coding sequence ATGAGATTAAATGGAATGAGACGCTTTGTTAGAAGCGTTTTTTTTCCAAAAGTTTTAAATTTTAAATCCGGTTTTAAATATAGCGTTCTTTTAGGCATAGGTGGAAATATAGGGGACTCTAAGAGACGTTTTGATAGGCTTTTTAGACTTTTACAAGATGATAAGCGGATAAATTTAGTAGAGAGTTCTCAAATTTTGGTAAATGAGGCATTTGGTTTTAGAGAACAGGCGGATTTTTACAACGCTGTGATTTTGATTCAAACTAGCCTTAGTGCGAGAGCCTTGTTGAAAGTAACTTTAAATTTAGAGAGGCGATTTAGGCGTGTAAGAAGTTTTAAAAATGCGCCAAGAACGCTTGATGTAGATATATTGTATTTTAGTGGGCGAAATAGAAATGACTCTAGGCTTACTCTTCCACATAAAGGAGCAGAAGAGAGACTAAGTGTAATTTTACCGCTTGGTGTGATGAAAATGGGTTTTAAAAGGAGTAGATTTGGCAACTAA
- a CDS encoding M24 family metallopeptidase, with product MRNFILKNENAIYHECGYSCDNALFIDIGGIRFFLTDARYGIEAKELAKNCQVLQVQRGLIKDAREFLRDKRVKNLTFDPCDFSVAEFEELNKNSKINFKPKPNFSQISRILKSEDEIKILKEAARLGAKCFDEFAKFVREKGEGMSEEELFFNAEFIFKQKGSLELSFSPIVAINENAAKAHALPSKKRLKEDDLLLLDAGVKFKRYCSDRTRTACFTADFSFSKEQKFKNQKQQEVYEIVKEAQSLAIKAIEIGKKTKEIDDVARKFISKHGFGKEFFHSTGHGVGVDIHELPRISMKDKTLLKAGMVFSVEPGIYIENEFGVRIEDVVVVRENGAEIL from the coding sequence ATGAGAAATTTTATTCTAAAAAATGAAAATGCCATCTATCATGAGTGCGGATATAGCTGTGATAACGCACTATTTATTGATATTGGCGGCATAAGATTTTTTTTAACAGACGCTAGATACGGGATAGAGGCTAAAGAGCTAGCTAAAAACTGTCAAGTATTACAAGTTCAAAGAGGCTTGATAAAAGATGCCAGAGAATTTTTACGAGATAAAAGAGTTAAAAATTTGACCTTTGATCCTTGTGATTTTAGTGTGGCAGAGTTTGAAGAGCTAAATAAAAATTCAAAAATCAATTTTAAACCAAAGCCTAATTTTTCGCAAATTTCACGCATTTTAAAGAGTGAAGATGAGATTAAAATTTTAAAAGAGGCCGCAAGATTAGGAGCTAAATGCTTTGATGAATTTGCAAAATTTGTAAGAGAAAAAGGCGAAGGAATGAGCGAAGAGGAGTTGTTTTTTAACGCTGAGTTCATATTTAAGCAAAAAGGATCACTCGAACTTAGCTTCTCTCCCATTGTGGCGATAAATGAAAATGCGGCCAAAGCGCACGCGCTACCAAGCAAAAAGAGACTAAAAGAGGATGACTTGCTCTTGCTTGACGCCGGAGTAAAATTTAAAAGATATTGCTCTGATAGAACAAGAACGGCTTGTTTTACAGCCGATTTCAGCTTCTCTAAAGAGCAAAAATTTAAGAATCAAAAGCAGCAAGAAGTTTATGAGATTGTAAAAGAGGCTCAAAGTTTAGCCATAAAAGCTATTGAAATAGGCAAAAAAACTAAAGAGATAGATGATGTGGCACGCAAATTTATATCCAAACATGGCTTTGGAAAAGAGTTTTTCCACTCTACAGGACATGGTGTGGGCGTAGATATACACGAGCTTCCAAGAATATCGATGAAAGATAAGACACTATTAAAAGCCGGGATGGTATTTAGCGTGGAGCCTGGAATATACATAGAGAACGAATTTGGCGTTAGAATCGAGGACGTAGTGGTTGTTCGAGAAAACGGAGCCGAAATTTTATGA
- the aroQ gene encoding type II 3-dehydroquinate dehydratase — protein MDKKFKVMVIQGPNINMLGTRETSIYGVMKMEDIHNQMKLFAEQNDVDIEFFQSNLEGELVDKIQECYGDADGIIINPAAYTHNSIAIRDALSAVSLPAIEVHISNIHRREEFRQKSMISPVTAGQIVGFGPVGYHLAMIAMLQIFEQIKAVRQAQNTQE, from the coding sequence ATGGATAAAAAATTTAAAGTTATGGTTATTCAAGGGCCAAATATCAATATGCTAGGCACTAGAGAGACTTCTATTTACGGTGTTATGAAAATGGAAGACATTCATAATCAAATGAAACTTTTTGCAGAGCAAAACGATGTAGATATAGAGTTTTTTCAAAGCAATTTAGAAGGTGAGCTTGTAGATAAAATTCAAGAGTGCTATGGCGATGCTGACGGTATTATAATAAATCCTGCAGCCTACACACATAACTCTATTGCCATAAGAGACGCATTAAGTGCTGTTAGCTTGCCTGCAATAGAAGTTCATATCAGTAATATTCACCGCAGAGAAGAATTTCGTCAAAAGAGCATGATATCTCCGGTGACTGCTGGACAAATAGTTGGTTTTGGACCTGTTGGATATCATCTGGCAATGATTGCAATGCTTCAAATTTTCGAGCAAATCAAAGCGGTAAGGCAGGCTCAAAACACACAAGAATAA